Proteins from a genomic interval of Chloroflexota bacterium:
- the fdhF gene encoding formate dehydrogenase subunit alpha, with the protein MADTIALNIDGKEVEGRPGMTVLQVAQKAGVYIPTLCYHPLLEPYGGCRMCIVEIEKMRGLPPACTTPAQNGMVVKTNTPQLQELRRAVLELILSEHPHGCLTCERRERCQPGDVCLRNVAVTERCVLCPKNRHCELQVVSDYIGMVGQEIKLAYSYRGLPLETMDPFLSRDYNLCILCGRCVRVCQEVKVNGCLAFTYRGSQALVGTAFGRPHTESGCEFCGACVDICPVGTHMEKEALWAGFGDKSVTTTCLYCGTGCQLKLEVKGQNILRVRPDPDAWNQGQACVKGRFGIREFVHHPERLTTPLIKKDGRFEPASWEEALDLVARKFSSYKPDEMAVFCAGKCANEDNYVMQKFARAVLKTNNVDHCARLCHAPTIPGLVQTFGSGAMTNPINDLSNSELIFVIGANTTFAHPVIGMKVKQATRKGKKLIVANPREIELVRFADIWLRLNPSSDVALLMGMARAIVEAGLEDREFIAQRCENYEAFRESLNRFDPAFVEKTTGIPWETIAQAARLYAQTKPAAILYAMGITQSTHGTDNVIAVANLAMLTGNVGRPGAGVDPLRGHNNVQGACDMGGLPEYFPGYQRVDNPELRKKFEEAWGTDLPSAPGLTLSEIVHAAYTRKLKALYIMGENIALSEPCVTMCQGAMEELEFLVVQDLFLSDTAKLAQVVLPACSFAEKDGTYTSTERRVQRVRKAIDPIGDSHPDWWIICQIARRLGGKGFDYEHPSQIMAETARLVPQYGGINYERLDSGGLQWPCPTPDHPGTPILHTQTFTRGKGHFLPLEYRPPAELPDKAYPLILTTERSIYQFHTGTLSRRVKGLNELHGEEWVEMNPSDARALGITTGDVVKVTSRRGEVEALALVTEASPPGTVAMTFHFLESPTNVLTNPAVDPVAKIPEFKFCAVRVEKADGKREVHPKGVEALNR; encoded by the coding sequence ATGGCCGATACTATTGCGCTCAACATTGACGGCAAGGAGGTGGAGGGCCGCCCGGGGATGACGGTCCTCCAGGTGGCACAAAAGGCGGGCGTCTATATCCCCACCCTCTGCTACCATCCCCTCCTGGAGCCCTACGGTGGCTGCCGGATGTGTATTGTGGAGATAGAGAAGATGCGGGGCCTCCCCCCCGCCTGCACCACCCCCGCCCAAAATGGCATGGTGGTCAAGACCAATACCCCCCAGCTCCAGGAACTGAGGAGGGCGGTACTGGAGCTCATCCTCTCCGAGCACCCTCACGGCTGCCTCACCTGCGAGCGGCGGGAACGCTGTCAGCCGGGGGATGTCTGCCTGAGAAATGTCGCCGTTACGGAGCGCTGTGTCCTTTGTCCCAAGAACCGCCACTGTGAGCTTCAGGTGGTCTCCGACTACATCGGCATGGTCGGCCAGGAGATAAAGCTGGCCTATAGCTACCGGGGCCTGCCCCTGGAGACCATGGACCCCTTCCTCAGCCGGGACTACAACCTGTGTATCCTCTGTGGCCGCTGTGTGCGGGTCTGCCAGGAGGTCAAGGTCAACGGCTGTCTCGCCTTCACCTACAGGGGGAGCCAGGCCCTGGTGGGCACTGCCTTTGGCCGCCCCCATACCGAATCGGGTTGCGAGTTCTGCGGGGCCTGTGTGGACATCTGCCCCGTGGGCACCCACATGGAAAAGGAGGCCCTCTGGGCAGGCTTCGGGGATAAGTCGGTCACCACCACCTGCCTCTACTGCGGCACCGGCTGCCAGCTAAAGCTGGAGGTGAAGGGGCAGAATATCCTCCGGGTCCGCCCCGACCCCGATGCCTGGAACCAGGGCCAGGCCTGCGTCAAGGGCCGCTTTGGCATCAGGGAATTCGTCCACCACCCGGAGCGCCTCACCACCCCCCTGATAAAGAAGGACGGCCGCTTTGAGCCCGCCTCCTGGGAGGAGGCCCTGGACCTGGTGGCAAGAAAGTTTTCCAGCTACAAGCCCGATGAGATGGCGGTCTTCTGCGCCGGCAAGTGCGCCAATGAGGACAACTATGTGATGCAGAAGTTCGCCCGGGCGGTGCTCAAGACCAACAATGTTGACCACTGCGCCCGCCTTTGCCATGCCCCCACCATCCCGGGCCTGGTCCAGACCTTTGGCAGCGGGGCCATGACCAACCCCATCAATGACCTGTCCAACTCGGAGCTCATCTTCGTCATCGGGGCCAACACCACCTTTGCCCACCCCGTCATCGGGATGAAGGTAAAGCAGGCCACCCGGAAGGGGAAGAAGCTCATCGTGGCCAACCCCAGGGAGATTGAGCTGGTCAGGTTTGCCGATATCTGGCTCCGCCTTAACCCCAGCAGCGATGTGGCCCTCCTCATGGGCATGGCCCGGGCCATCGTGGAGGCGGGGCTGGAGGACAGGGAGTTCATCGCCCAGCGCTGTGAGAACTATGAGGCCTTCCGGGAGAGCCTGAACCGGTTTGACCCCGCCTTCGTGGAGAAGACCACAGGTATTCCCTGGGAGACCATCGCCCAGGCGGCCCGGCTCTATGCCCAGACCAAGCCGGCGGCCATCCTCTACGCCATGGGCATCACCCAATCCACCCACGGCACCGATAATGTCATCGCCGTTGCCAATCTGGCCATGCTCACCGGCAATGTGGGCCGTCCGGGGGCCGGGGTGGACCCCCTGCGGGGCCACAACAATGTCCAGGGGGCCTGCGACATGGGCGGCCTCCCCGAATATTTCCCAGGCTACCAGAGGGTGGATAACCCTGAGCTGAGGAAGAAGTTTGAGGAGGCCTGGGGGACAGACCTGCCCTCCGCCCCCGGCCTGACTCTTTCGGAAATCGTCCACGCCGCCTATACCCGAAAGCTGAAAGCGCTCTATATTATGGGGGAGAACATCGCCCTCTCCGAGCCCTGCGTCACCATGTGCCAGGGGGCCATGGAAGAGCTGGAGTTCCTGGTGGTCCAGGACCTGTTCCTTTCGGACACGGCCAAGCTGGCCCAGGTTGTGCTCCCCGCCTGTTCCTTCGCCGAGAAGGACGGCACCTATACCAGCACCGAGAGGAGGGTCCAGCGGGTTAGGAAGGCCATAGACCCCATAGGGGACTCCCACCCCGACTGGTGGATAATCTGCCAGATAGCCAGGAGGCTGGGGGGAAAGGGCTTTGACTACGAGCACCCCTCCCAGATTATGGCTGAGACCGCTCGCCTGGTGCCCCAGTATGGCGGCATTAACTATGAGCGGCTGGATTCTGGAGGGCTCCAGTGGCCCTGCCCCACCCCCGACCACCCCGGCACCCCCATCCTCCACACCCAGACCTTCACCCGGGGGAAGGGCCACTTCCTCCCCCTGGAATACCGCCCTCCTGCGGAGCTGCCCGATAAAGCCTATCCCCTCATCCTCACCACCGAGCGCAGTATCTACCAGTTCCACACCGGCACCCTCTCCCGCCGGGTAAAGGGGCTCAATGAGCTCCACGGGGAGGAATGGGTGGAGATGAACCCCAGTGATGCCCGGGCCCTGGGCATCACTACCGGGGATGTGGTAAAGGTCACCTCCCGGCGGGGGGAGGTGGAGGCCCTGGCCCTGGTCACCGAGGCCTCACCCCCCGGGACCGTGGCCATGACCTTTCACTTCCTGGAGAGCCCCACCAATGTCCTCACCAACCCCGCGGTGGATCCCGTGGCCAAAATCCCCGAGTTCAAGTTCTGCGC
- a CDS encoding aminotransferase class I/II-fold pyridoxal phosphate-dependent enzyme, with translation MLISRRIQRELKEGSWIRRVFEEGLALKRELGEEAVFDLSLGNPVLEPPEAFRRELKRLAGSPLPGMHRYMPNPGYPDTRAAVARQLSGETGLPFTYEHIVMTVGAAGGLNVVLKVILNRGDEVAVFVPYFWEYRFYVSNHGGVLREFPSDER, from the coding sequence ATGCTCATATCGCGCCGGATCCAGCGGGAGCTAAAAGAGGGTTCCTGGATAAGGCGGGTCTTTGAGGAAGGCCTGGCGCTCAAGCGGGAGCTGGGGGAGGAGGCGGTCTTTGACCTCTCCCTGGGCAACCCGGTCCTGGAGCCGCCGGAGGCCTTCCGCCGGGAGCTGAAGAGATTAGCAGGCTCTCCCCTCCCCGGCATGCACCGCTATATGCCTAACCCCGGCTATCCCGATACCCGGGCCGCTGTTGCCCGCCAGCTCTCCGGAGAGACCGGCCTGCCCTTTACCTACGAACATATAGTCATGACGGTGGGGGCGGCGGGGGGGCTCAATGTGGTCTTGAAGGTCATCCTCAACCGGGGGGATGAGGTGGCAGTCTTTGTCCCCTATTTCTGGGAATACCGCTTCTACGTCTCGAACCACGGCGGGGTGCTTCGGGAGTTCCCCTCGGATGAGCGCT
- a CDS encoding NAD(P)H-dependent oxidoreductase subunit E gives MASVVSQETPLVGTVRRILASFPRERSLLITIMERAQEELGYLPPEAMEDIARHLRMSNSEVFGVATFYNFFRFIPSAKHEIKICLGTACHVRKGDQVYDAVARELGVEAGQVTPDMKFGLERVACFGSCALAPVMVVDKTVFGRVTPSKARDIIKLVDK, from the coding sequence ATGGCTAGTGTGGTAAGCCAGGAAACACCTCTTGTAGGAACGGTCCGCCGTATCCTGGCCTCTTTCCCCCGGGAAAGAAGCCTCCTCATCACTATTATGGAGAGGGCCCAGGAGGAGTTGGGCTATCTTCCCCCGGAGGCCATGGAGGATATAGCCCGGCATCTGCGGATGTCCAACAGCGAGGTTTTCGGGGTGGCCACCTTCTACAACTTCTTCCGCTTTATCCCCTCGGCCAAACACGAGATAAAGATATGTCTGGGAACCGCCTGCCATGTAAGGAAGGGGGACCAGGTCTATGATGCTGTAGCCCGGGAACTGGGGGTGGAGGCAGGGCAGGTGACACCCGATATGAAATTCGGCCTGGAGAGGGTGGCATGCTTTGGCTCCTGTGCCCTGGCCCCGGTGATGGTGGTGGACAAGACAGTCTTCGGCCGGGTGACACCATCAAAGGCCCGGGATATCATCAAGCTGGTGGACAAGTGA
- a CDS encoding NADH-quinone oxidoreductase subunit NuoF, with protein MLWLLCPGPGDGGGQDSLRPGDTIKGPGYHQAGGQVSIAEVFLPLQQRARASWRALTESPIPRILAGEATCGRAAGGTSVIETIREELKRLGIEARIIGVGCIGLCYAEPMVDIIKAGRPRISYGFMDPQKVRGLLEDYLVRDNPRPDLALGSFDGGVEGIPRFWDLPMLKPQVRIVLKNCGHIDPTDIDHYLANDGYQGLVRALQMKPEEVVAEVKKSGLRGRGGAGFPTFQKWEFCRANPPPRYLVCNFDEGDPGAFMNRSLVEGDPHALLEGLLIAGYTIGCARGFIYARAEYPLALERLRLALKQAREYGLLGENILGSGFSFDIEIREGAGAFVCGEETALMASIEGRRGMPQPRPPFPAVKGLWGRPTNINNVETYGTLPHILRNGGEWYAQFGSEKSKGTKTFCLVGKVVRTGLIEVPLGTKLREVVYSVGGGLVEGKEFKATQTGGPSGGCLPASTLDLPIDYESLAAAGSIMGSGGLIVMDDDTCPVDMTRYFLAFTQRESCGKCVPCRVGTRQMLGMLEAVTRGESVDLDYLEKLARNVQFTSLCGLGQTAPNPVLTTLRYFRNEYEAHIREKRCPALVCKALINYYILPEKCRACLICMRDCPVQAITGGKNQIHVIDQAKCTKCGTCLEVCPLRFGAVTRLSGVPVPAPPPPEKLILHRAK; from the coding sequence ATGCTTTGGCTCCTGTGCCCTGGCCCCGGTGATGGTGGTGGACAAGACAGTCTTCGGCCGGGTGACACCATCAAAGGCCCGGGATATCATCAAGCTGGTGGACAAGTGAGCATCGCTGAAGTCTTTCTCCCCCTTCAGCAGCGGGCCCGGGCCAGCTGGCGGGCACTGACAGAGAGCCCCATCCCCCGAATCCTGGCGGGTGAGGCCACCTGTGGCCGGGCGGCGGGGGGCACCAGCGTCATCGAGACCATCCGGGAAGAGCTGAAACGCCTGGGGATTGAGGCCCGAATCATAGGGGTGGGGTGCATCGGCCTGTGCTACGCCGAGCCCATGGTGGACATTATCAAGGCTGGCCGCCCCCGCATCTCCTATGGCTTCATGGACCCGCAGAAAGTGCGGGGGCTGCTTGAGGACTATCTGGTGCGGGACAACCCCCGTCCTGACCTGGCACTGGGCAGCTTTGATGGCGGGGTGGAAGGCATCCCTCGCTTCTGGGACCTGCCGATGCTCAAGCCCCAGGTGAGGATTGTCCTCAAGAACTGCGGCCATATTGACCCTACAGACATTGACCACTACCTGGCCAACGATGGCTACCAGGGCCTTGTCCGGGCCCTCCAGATGAAGCCGGAGGAGGTAGTTGCCGAGGTAAAGAAGTCCGGGCTGAGGGGGCGGGGCGGGGCGGGCTTCCCCACCTTCCAGAAGTGGGAGTTCTGCCGGGCCAACCCGCCGCCACGCTACCTGGTGTGCAATTTTGACGAAGGCGACCCAGGGGCCTTTATGAACCGCTCCCTGGTAGAAGGGGACCCACATGCGTTGCTGGAGGGCTTGCTCATCGCTGGCTATACCATCGGCTGTGCCCGGGGCTTCATCTACGCCAGGGCGGAATATCCCCTGGCCCTGGAGAGGCTGAGGTTGGCCCTCAAGCAGGCCAGGGAATACGGCCTGCTCGGGGAGAACATCCTGGGCTCGGGCTTCAGTTTCGACATAGAGATAAGAGAGGGAGCAGGGGCCTTTGTCTGCGGGGAGGAGACCGCCCTCATGGCCTCCATTGAGGGAAGGAGAGGAATGCCCCAGCCCCGTCCCCCCTTCCCCGCAGTGAAGGGCCTCTGGGGCCGGCCCACCAACATCAACAATGTGGAAACCTACGGCACCCTCCCCCACATCCTGAGAAACGGGGGGGAGTGGTATGCCCAGTTCGGCTCGGAAAAGAGCAAGGGGACCAAGACCTTCTGCCTGGTGGGAAAAGTGGTGCGCACCGGCCTCATTGAGGTGCCTCTGGGCACCAAACTGAGAGAGGTAGTCTACTCTGTGGGCGGGGGGCTGGTGGAGGGGAAGGAATTCAAGGCAACACAGACAGGGGGTCCTTCAGGCGGCTGCCTGCCGGCAAGCACCCTGGACCTGCCCATTGATTACGAGTCTCTCGCCGCCGCCGGCTCCATCATGGGCTCCGGCGGCTTGATAGTCATGGATGATGATACCTGCCCGGTGGACATGACCCGCTATTTCCTCGCCTTCACCCAGCGGGAGTCCTGCGGCAAGTGCGTTCCCTGCCGGGTGGGGACCCGCCAGATGCTGGGGATGCTTGAGGCCGTCACACGGGGGGAATCGGTGGACCTGGACTACCTGGAAAAGCTGGCCAGGAATGTCCAATTCACCTCCCTTTGCGGCCTGGGACAAACAGCCCCTAATCCCGTCCTCACTACCCTGCGCTATTTTCGAAATGAATATGAGGCCCATATTCGCGAGAAGCGTTGCCCCGCCCTGGTGTGCAAGGCCCTTATCAACTACTATATTCTGCCTGAGAAATGCCGAGCCTGTCTTATCTGCATGAGAGACTGTCCTGTGCAGGCCATCACCGGCGGCAAGAATCAAATTCATGTAATAGACCAGGCCAAATGTACCAAGTGCGGCACCTGCCTGGAGGTCTGCCCCCTCCGTTTCGGGGCGGTAACGCGGCTCTCCGGTGTCCCAGTCCCCGCCCCTCCCCCGCCGGAGAAGCTGATCCTGCATAGGGCCAAGTAG